In Rubrivirga marina, the following are encoded in one genomic region:
- a CDS encoding Rossmann-like and DUF2520 domain-containing protein, protein MSTYASAFQTPRPPVALIGAGAMGRALGLRLAESGYPIQAVISRTRRSAEDLAKLLGAPVASDRLGEVPNVPLVILAVPDDQIADLADTLTGAPRPWQGAVVLHTSGAQPASLLEPLRQEGARTLSFHPLQTVTRDADAQTLAGVTVGIEGEPAGVLAGVELAAGLGVRYVVVAAEDKPRYHLAAAMASNLLVTLMGMVQEVLASIDIDRRAAMAILGPLLQGTLDNLTATSPEEALTGPVARGDIQTLRAHGLALRKELPHLVPAYAALSVETVRLAVRAGTLPPGKAEDVLSLMERMVTLPLPQPSTPKTPEPPRPPAPSRAGVAS, encoded by the coding sequence ATGTCTACGTACGCCTCCGCCTTCCAGACCCCGCGGCCCCCTGTGGCCCTCATCGGCGCCGGGGCGATGGGACGCGCGCTCGGCCTCCGGCTCGCGGAGAGCGGCTACCCCATCCAGGCCGTCATCAGTCGGACGCGGCGGTCGGCGGAGGACCTCGCCAAGCTGCTCGGGGCGCCCGTCGCCTCCGACCGCCTCGGCGAGGTCCCGAACGTCCCGCTCGTGATCCTGGCCGTCCCGGACGACCAGATCGCGGACCTCGCCGACACGCTCACGGGCGCGCCGCGGCCGTGGCAGGGCGCCGTCGTGCTCCACACGTCGGGCGCGCAGCCGGCGTCGCTCCTCGAGCCGCTCCGCCAGGAGGGCGCGCGGACCCTCTCGTTCCACCCGCTCCAGACCGTTACGCGCGACGCCGACGCCCAGACGCTGGCCGGCGTGACGGTCGGGATCGAAGGCGAGCCGGCCGGCGTGCTGGCCGGCGTCGAACTCGCGGCCGGCCTCGGCGTCCGCTACGTCGTCGTGGCGGCCGAGGACAAGCCGCGCTACCACCTCGCCGCGGCGATGGCCTCGAACCTCCTCGTCACCCTCATGGGGATGGTCCAGGAGGTCCTCGCCTCCATCGACATCGACCGGCGCGCGGCGATGGCGATCCTCGGCCCGCTCCTGCAGGGCACCCTCGACAACCTCACGGCGACGTCGCCGGAGGAGGCCCTGACGGGCCCCGTCGCGCGCGGCGACATCCAGACGCTCCGGGCGCACGGGCTCGCGCTCCGCAAGGAGCTCCCGCACCTCGTCCCGGCGTACGCCGCGCTGTCCGTCGAGACCGTCCGCCTCGCGGTCCGCGCGGGCACGCTCCCGCCAGGCAAGGCCGAAGACGTCCTCTCGCTGATGGAGCGGATGGTGACGCTCCCGCTGCCTCAGCCGTCGACGCCGAAGACGCCCGAGCCGCCGCGCCCGCCGGCCCCATCCCGCGCCGGCGTCGCGTCGTGA
- the lysS gene encoding lysine--tRNA ligase, whose protein sequence is MALTEQEQIRRDHTAALREAGVDPYPAAEWAVTHHAAEILDQYEDARHDPEAEGTEPIRVTVAGRMLTKRVMGKAAFFHLADESGQIQIYVKRDNLPEGVYNSVFKKLLDTGDWLGIEGTVFRTRMGEVSVEADRLVLLSKSLKPLPVEKTVTDEETGETRTFNEVSDPEFRYRQRYADLALHPEVRDVFKTRHRIVRTIQGFLDDRGYVEVETPALQPLYGGAAARPFTTHHNALDMPLFLRIADELYLKRLLVGGFEGVYEIAKDFRNEGLSRFHNPEFTMLELYVAFRDYDWMMGLVERMFEAVAQAVHGSTDVPRTIDGETHTLSFAAPFRRVPIFDAIAEATGHQLYDAEAGRVADRDAIAAVARELGIEVDASMGAGKLVDEIFGEAVEPTLLQPTFITDYPVELSPLAKRHRSKPGLVERFELIAAGKELCNAFSELNDPLDQRARFEDQAGLAEAGDEEATREIDEDYLRALEYGMPPAAGLGVGIDRLAMVMTDQPSIRDVLLFPLMRPETVAAGEPEAPAEA, encoded by the coding sequence ATGGCGCTCACCGAGCAAGAGCAGATCCGCCGCGACCACACCGCCGCCCTCCGCGAGGCCGGGGTCGACCCGTACCCGGCCGCCGAGTGGGCCGTGACCCACCACGCCGCCGAGATCCTCGACCAGTACGAGGACGCCCGGCACGACCCCGAGGCCGAGGGGACCGAGCCGATCCGCGTGACCGTCGCCGGCCGGATGCTGACGAAGCGGGTCATGGGCAAGGCCGCCTTCTTCCACCTCGCGGACGAGAGCGGCCAGATCCAGATCTACGTCAAGCGCGACAACCTGCCCGAGGGGGTCTACAACAGCGTCTTCAAGAAGCTGCTCGACACCGGCGACTGGCTCGGCATCGAGGGGACGGTCTTCCGCACGCGGATGGGCGAGGTCTCGGTCGAAGCCGACCGGCTCGTGCTCCTCTCGAAGAGCCTCAAGCCCTTGCCCGTCGAGAAGACCGTGACGGACGAGGAGACGGGCGAGACGCGGACGTTCAACGAGGTCTCGGACCCCGAATTCCGCTACCGCCAGCGCTACGCGGATCTCGCGCTCCACCCGGAGGTCCGCGACGTGTTCAAGACGCGCCACCGGATCGTCCGCACGATCCAGGGTTTCCTGGACGACCGGGGCTACGTCGAGGTCGAGACGCCGGCGCTCCAGCCGCTCTACGGCGGCGCCGCCGCGCGCCCGTTCACGACGCACCACAACGCGCTCGACATGCCGCTCTTCCTGCGGATCGCGGACGAGCTGTACCTCAAGCGGCTCCTCGTGGGCGGCTTCGAGGGCGTCTACGAGATCGCCAAGGACTTCCGGAACGAGGGGCTCAGCCGGTTCCACAACCCGGAGTTCACCATGCTCGAGCTCTACGTCGCCTTCCGCGACTACGACTGGATGATGGGCCTCGTGGAGCGGATGTTCGAGGCCGTCGCCCAGGCCGTCCACGGCTCGACCGACGTGCCGCGGACGATCGACGGCGAGACGCACACGCTCTCGTTCGCCGCGCCCTTCCGGCGCGTCCCCATCTTCGACGCCATCGCCGAGGCGACCGGCCACCAGCTCTACGACGCCGAGGCGGGCCGTGTCGCCGATCGGGACGCGATCGCCGCCGTCGCCCGCGAGCTCGGCATCGAGGTCGACGCCTCGATGGGCGCCGGCAAGCTGGTCGACGAGATCTTCGGCGAGGCCGTCGAGCCGACGCTCCTCCAGCCGACGTTCATCACGGACTACCCGGTCGAGCTGTCGCCGCTCGCCAAGCGCCACCGCTCGAAGCCGGGCCTCGTGGAGCGGTTCGAGCTCATCGCGGCCGGCAAGGAGCTGTGCAACGCGTTCTCGGAGCTCAACGACCCGCTCGACCAGCGCGCGCGTTTCGAGGACCAGGCGGGGCTGGCGGAGGCGGGCGACGAGGAAGCCACGCGCGAGATCGACGAGGACTACCTCCGCGCGCTCGAGTACGGCATGCCCCCCGCCGCCGGCCTCGGCGTCGGGATCGACCGGCTGGCGATGGTGATGACCGATCAGCCCTCCATCCGCGACGTGCTTCTGTTCCCGCTGATGCGGCCGGAGACGGTCGCGGCTGGCGAACCCGAGGCGCCCGCCGAGGCGTGA
- a CDS encoding MFS transporter, with translation MIARGQPDAADLRGEVGFTTLLRTNRDVRWLWGGTVVSLFGDWFNTLALYRLVLDLTGSESALGGVFLTKLLPLALASPIAGVLADRLDRRKLMIGADVVRAALVLGFLFVRDAEDLWLLYVLAAAQIAVSAAFTPARDAVLPLITKRGELLTANALLAATWSIMLAVGAAAGGPVVDAFGTDVVFWLDAGTYLVSAVFIAGIRLPAREVELDVGGVVRAGLRRIAEGWRYVRTRPPVRRIAGAKAAWGIGGGGLVFALALLGDQLFPSAGTTGIGVLFAARGLGTGIGPILARTVFRDARRWPAVLAGCIVVSGLGYLGVAAVADWRWLVVGFVVFAHAASGANWVLSTTLLQERSEDAYRGRVVATDWLLVTLVDSVTIVIASQLLEAGVGLVVLIAALGAVQVGTGLAYGALVVPAERKARAG, from the coding sequence ATGATCGCACGAGGCCAACCCGACGCGGCCGACCTCCGCGGCGAGGTCGGCTTCACGACGCTGCTCCGCACCAACCGCGACGTCCGCTGGCTGTGGGGGGGGACCGTCGTGTCGCTCTTCGGCGACTGGTTCAACACGCTCGCGCTGTACCGGCTCGTCCTCGACCTCACGGGCTCGGAGTCCGCGCTCGGCGGCGTCTTCCTGACCAAGCTGCTGCCGCTCGCGCTCGCCTCGCCGATCGCGGGCGTGCTGGCCGACCGGCTCGACCGTCGGAAGCTGATGATCGGGGCCGACGTCGTCCGGGCCGCGCTCGTGCTCGGCTTCCTGTTCGTCCGCGACGCCGAGGACCTGTGGCTGCTCTACGTCCTCGCCGCCGCGCAGATCGCCGTGAGCGCGGCGTTCACGCCGGCCCGCGACGCCGTCCTGCCGCTCATCACCAAGCGGGGCGAGTTGCTCACGGCCAACGCGCTCCTCGCCGCGACGTGGTCGATCATGCTCGCCGTCGGGGCCGCGGCCGGCGGACCGGTCGTCGACGCGTTCGGGACCGACGTCGTGTTTTGGCTCGACGCCGGGACGTACCTCGTCAGCGCCGTGTTCATCGCCGGCATCCGGCTGCCGGCCCGTGAGGTGGAGCTCGACGTGGGCGGCGTGGTCCGGGCCGGGCTTCGGCGGATCGCCGAGGGCTGGCGCTACGTCCGGACGCGCCCGCCGGTCCGGCGGATCGCCGGCGCGAAGGCGGCCTGGGGCATCGGCGGCGGCGGCCTCGTGTTCGCCCTCGCGCTCCTCGGCGACCAGCTTTTCCCGTCGGCGGGGACGACCGGGATCGGCGTCCTCTTCGCCGCGCGCGGGCTCGGGACCGGCATCGGGCCGATCCTCGCGCGGACGGTCTTTCGAGACGCGCGGCGGTGGCCCGCCGTCCTCGCCGGCTGCATCGTCGTGAGCGGCCTCGGCTACCTCGGCGTCGCCGCCGTGGCCGACTGGCGGTGGCTTGTGGTCGGTTTCGTGGTGTTCGCGCACGCCGCCAGCGGCGCCAACTGGGTCCTGTCGACGACCCTGCTCCAGGAGCGTTCGGAGGACGCGTACCGCGGGCGCGTCGTCGCGACGGACTGGCTGCTCGTGACGCTCGTCGATAGCGTCACGATCGTCATCGCCAGCCAGTTGCTGGAGGCCGGCGTCGGGCTCGTGGTGCTGATCGCGGCCCTCGGCGCGGTTCAGGTCGGGACCGGGCTCGCGTACGGCGCGCTCGTCGTCCCGGCTGAGCGGAAGGCGCGGGCCGGGTAG
- a CDS encoding sensor histidine kinase — MAPAAPPAPALADRVDTAEAALRNAALSHPNALELMEVGVARLGEALDADVAVALVGEAQSAAFVRCAVWPPGATPDLVEVEGADAATFCQGDLVVVTGGPLADDLGQPHVLAVPVAGSAPGAFVFAAAAPWTPADEAAAARLGLLFGTLWAWVEAEARFQRTVADLDDALFTFGHDPDGRRAYVFVTPQAEALTGLDPDALLAGDADWADLVVEEDRAAFAAHDARLRMGDASHVEVRLRLDGGDVVWIAERATPSLDAAGRPVAGGLLADVTARKEAEAQLDRARRIAERAAQTRMSFLRMMSHELRTPLGAIRGFSDLLVEETRDLNAPPEVAEFAGTIRDASDRALRLVSDLLDLSRLETGALDLARQPVDLGAVARTIAARHAPAAEAKSVTLGVLTPADPVLVEADPSRLDQIVDQLLSNAARFTNDGRIDVRLAVVGGEARLSVADTGVGITDDVLEAVFEPFVQEDARVNREYGGTGLGLAIASRLARQMGGSLTAQSAKDTGSTFTLALPCG; from the coding sequence ATGGCCCCTGCCGCTCCTCCCGCGCCCGCCCTCGCCGACCGCGTCGACACGGCCGAGGCCGCGCTCCGCAACGCGGCGCTCTCGCACCCCAACGCGCTCGAGCTGATGGAGGTCGGCGTCGCCCGCCTCGGCGAGGCGCTCGACGCCGACGTCGCCGTCGCGCTCGTCGGCGAGGCCCAGTCGGCGGCGTTCGTCCGCTGCGCCGTGTGGCCGCCCGGCGCCACGCCCGACCTCGTCGAGGTCGAGGGGGCCGACGCCGCCACGTTCTGCCAGGGCGACCTCGTCGTCGTCACCGGCGGTCCCCTCGCCGACGACCTCGGCCAGCCCCACGTGCTCGCCGTGCCCGTCGCCGGCTCGGCCCCCGGCGCGTTCGTGTTCGCGGCCGCCGCGCCGTGGACGCCCGCCGATGAGGCCGCCGCCGCCCGCCTCGGCCTCCTCTTCGGCACGCTCTGGGCGTGGGTCGAGGCCGAGGCCCGCTTCCAGCGGACCGTCGCCGACCTCGACGACGCACTCTTCACCTTCGGCCACGACCCCGACGGCCGCCGGGCCTACGTCTTCGTCACGCCCCAGGCCGAGGCCCTCACCGGCCTGGACCCCGACGCGCTGCTGGCCGGCGACGCCGACTGGGCCGACCTCGTGGTCGAGGAGGACCGCGCCGCCTTCGCCGCCCACGACGCGCGGCTCCGCATGGGCGACGCGTCGCACGTCGAGGTCCGCCTCCGGCTCGACGGCGGCGACGTCGTCTGGATCGCCGAGCGGGCCACGCCGAGCCTCGACGCGGCCGGCCGGCCCGTCGCGGGCGGCCTCCTCGCCGACGTCACCGCGCGGAAGGAGGCCGAGGCCCAGCTCGACCGCGCCCGGCGGATCGCCGAGCGCGCGGCCCAGACGCGAATGTCGTTCCTCCGCATGATGAGCCACGAGCTCCGCACGCCCCTCGGCGCCATCCGCGGCTTCTCCGACCTCCTCGTCGAGGAGACCCGCGACCTGAACGCGCCGCCCGAGGTGGCCGAGTTCGCCGGCACCATCCGCGACGCCTCCGACCGCGCGCTCCGCCTCGTCTCCGACCTCCTCGACCTCTCGCGGCTCGAGACCGGCGCGCTCGACCTGGCCCGCCAACCCGTCGACCTCGGCGCCGTCGCCCGGACCATCGCGGCCCGCCACGCGCCGGCCGCCGAGGCCAAGAGCGTCACGCTCGGCGTCCTGACCCCGGCCGACCCCGTCCTCGTCGAGGCCGACCCGTCCCGCCTCGATCAGATCGTCGACCAGCTCCTCTCCAACGCCGCCCGTTTCACGAACGACGGTCGCATCGACGTCCGGCTGGCGGTCGTCGGTGGCGAGGCCCGCCTCAGCGTCGCCGACACGGGCGTGGGCATCACCGACGACGTGCTGGAAGCCGTCTTCGAGCCGTTCGTGCAAGAGGACGCCCGCGTCAACCGCGAGTACGGCGGGACCGGCCTCGGCCTCGCCATCGCCAGCCGTCTCGCGCGCCAGATGGGCGGCTCGCTCACGGCACAGAGCGCCAAGGATACGGGCTCCACGTTTACGCTCGCGCTTCCCTGCGGGTAG
- the queG gene encoding tRNA epoxyqueuosine(34) reductase QueG, translating to MPGYDPARLARDLKAEARRIGFDGVGIARAEKLDTEARRLEAWLEAGRHGGSDGAMTWMERNFDKRVDPRELVPGAESVVSVFVSYFQPGRRPGGGNAEAAKISRYAWGDDYHDVLKEKLAELFDWLDRRTGGAGGRAFVDSAPVLDKAWAQRAGLGWQGKNTNLLTRTHGSFVFLGELIVDVPLEPDEPFRADHCGSCTRCLDACPTGALDAPYQIDGSRCISYWTIEHRGPDLPEDLAAEFGTWAFGCDICQDVCPWTKFSQPTRDARFLPRPGVTNTPAREWAEIDVEAWRGRFRRSPVKRTKVEGFLRNMENAALNADRA from the coding sequence GTGCCCGGCTACGACCCCGCCCGACTCGCCCGCGACCTCAAGGCCGAGGCGCGCCGCATCGGGTTCGACGGCGTCGGCATCGCGCGGGCCGAGAAGCTCGACACCGAGGCCCGTCGGCTGGAGGCGTGGCTCGAGGCCGGCCGCCACGGCGGCTCCGACGGCGCCATGACGTGGATGGAGCGGAACTTCGACAAGCGCGTCGACCCGCGCGAGCTGGTACCGGGCGCCGAGTCGGTCGTCTCCGTGTTCGTGAGCTACTTCCAGCCCGGGCGCCGGCCGGGCGGCGGAAACGCCGAGGCGGCCAAGATCAGCCGCTATGCGTGGGGCGACGACTACCACGACGTGCTCAAGGAGAAGTTGGCCGAGCTGTTCGACTGGCTCGACCGGCGGACGGGCGGCGCCGGAGGCCGCGCCTTCGTCGACTCGGCGCCGGTTCTCGACAAGGCGTGGGCCCAGCGGGCCGGCCTCGGCTGGCAGGGGAAGAACACGAACCTCCTCACCCGCACGCACGGCTCGTTCGTGTTCCTCGGCGAACTGATCGTAGACGTCCCGCTCGAGCCCGACGAGCCGTTCCGGGCCGACCACTGTGGGAGTTGCACGCGCTGCCTCGACGCCTGCCCGACGGGCGCCCTCGACGCTCCCTACCAGATCGACGGGAGCCGCTGCATCTCGTACTGGACCATCGAGCACCGCGGGCCCGACCTCCCCGAGGACCTCGCGGCCGAGTTCGGCACGTGGGCCTTCGGGTGCGACATCTGCCAGGACGTGTGCCCGTGGACCAAGTTCTCCCAGCCGACCCGGGACGCGCGGTTCCTGCCTCGACCCGGCGTCACCAACACGCCGGCCCGCGAGTGGGCCGAGATCGACGTCGAGGCGTGGCGCGGACGGTTCCGCCGGAGCCCCGTCAAGCGGACGAAAGTCGAGGGGTTCCTCCGCAACATGGAGAACGCCGCCCTCAATGCGGATCGGGCGTAG
- a CDS encoding DinB family protein, whose protein sequence is MTPRAARLLDVLDAHRAAFAARLDALPSAVVHAAPAPGAWSLAQLAEHFVRIDAGLTLTGPPASAIVRATSGARRRALAGVLSLPLRIPAPPSAAGVMPSADPRWPEVRDRWDDVRAEWRSTPAEGAVAYRHPLAGPFLFDDALAFLLAHHRHHDAQVERTLAALGGGPALRSEAKKTRGTQVTAA, encoded by the coding sequence ATGACGCCACGCGCTGCCCGTCTGCTGGACGTGCTCGACGCTCACCGCGCCGCGTTCGCCGCCCGTCTCGACGCGCTCCCCTCGGCCGTCGTCCACGCCGCTCCCGCGCCCGGCGCGTGGTCACTGGCCCAGCTCGCCGAGCACTTCGTGCGGATCGACGCGGGGCTCACACTCACGGGCCCGCCCGCCTCGGCGATCGTCCGGGCCACCTCGGGCGCGCGGCGCCGGGCGCTGGCCGGCGTCCTGTCCCTCCCCCTCCGGATCCCCGCGCCGCCGTCGGCGGCCGGCGTGATGCCGTCGGCGGATCCGCGCTGGCCTGAGGTCCGCGACCGGTGGGACGACGTTCGGGCCGAGTGGCGGTCGACGCCGGCCGAGGGCGCGGTCGCCTACCGGCACCCGCTCGCGGGTCCGTTCCTGTTCGACGACGCCCTCGCGTTTCTCCTCGCCCACCACCGCCACCACGACGCCCAGGTCGAGCGGACGCTCGCCGCACTCGGAGGAGGCCCCGCGCTCCGCTCGGAAGCGAAGAAGACGAGGGGGACGCAGGTGACCGCGGCGTAG
- a CDS encoding DoxX-like family protein, whose product MTPLALRRAARFSLALVWLGEGLGLKLWLRDAGELAIVAASGLWVGSPEATLVAIGVLETIAGVVLLVGYRERLAVAVTTVAMAAITLGVVWTDPSTLLDPLTGVLKNSAVAVCGAVVWSLAPAAQRAPVPALR is encoded by the coding sequence ATGACACCCCTCGCCCTCCGCCGCGCTGCCCGCTTCTCGCTCGCGCTCGTGTGGCTCGGCGAGGGGCTCGGCCTCAAGCTCTGGCTCCGCGACGCGGGTGAGCTCGCGATCGTGGCCGCCTCGGGCCTGTGGGTCGGCTCGCCCGAGGCGACGCTCGTCGCCATCGGCGTGCTGGAGACGATCGCCGGCGTTGTCCTTCTCGTCGGGTACCGCGAGCGGCTGGCCGTCGCCGTGACCACGGTGGCCATGGCGGCGATCACGCTCGGCGTGGTCTGGACCGACCCGTCGACGCTCCTCGACCCGCTCACCGGCGTGCTCAAGAACAGCGCCGTCGCCGTGTGCGGCGCCGTCGTGTGGTCGCTGGCGCCCGCTGCCCAGCGCGCTCCGGTCCCCGCCCTCCGATGA